In Mastomys coucha isolate ucsf_1 unplaced genomic scaffold, UCSF_Mcou_1 pScaffold9, whole genome shotgun sequence, the genomic window ACTTTCAGGTCTTACAAGAGGGacgctggaaagataggttttgctTTGGGTCTCGCTAGGAATAGTCCATCTcatctccccctctactcaaatagcctaaggccatcagccctgacccaccctggctctctccccacaaCNNNNNNNNNNNNNNNNNNNNNNNNNNNNNNNNNNNNNNNNNNNNNNNNNNNNNNNNNNNNNNNNNNNNNNNNNNNNNNNNNNNNNNNNNNNNNNNNNNNNNNNNNNNNNNNNNNNNNNNNNNNNNNNNNNNNNNNNNNNNNNNNNNNNNNNNNNNNNNNNNNNNNNNNNNNNNNNNNNNNNNNNNNNNNNNNNNNNNNNNNNNNNNNNNNNNNNNNNNNNNNNNNNNNNNNNNNNNNNNNNNNNNNNNNNNNNNNNNNNNNNNNNNNNNNNNNNNNNNNNNNNNNNNNNNNNNNNNNNNNNNNNNNNNNNNNNNNNNNNNNNNNNNNNNNNNNNNNNNNNNNNNNNNNNNNNNNNNNNNNNNNNNNNNNNNNNNNNNNNNNNNNNNNNNNNNNNNNNNNNNNNNNNNNNNNNNNNNNNNNNNNNNNNNNNNNNNNNNNNNNNNNNNNNNNNNNNNNNNNNNNNNNNNNNNNNNNNNNNNNNNNNNNNNNNNNNNNNccaagatttttgctttaaatatgctcagctccactaagtaaatggctcttgacaagcaatgcttccttaagtcctgttgtctctctcgcccattctttattcataggttgtgaccctcctcgttctcccgaataacttgacctacAGGCCAGGTCAGATCCTTGTCTGCATTCCATGACCAAAACCCCAGGCAGAATGAAACTGATACAGGAAAGGTATTTTGTCTCATAGTTTAAATCTGCCATAGCCAGGCAAGCATAGTGGCAGGAGTAGGGTAGTTATGTGTATTATCTCAGTCAGGAAGTACAGAGCAAACAAGAAGTGGAACTGTGTATAAAGACTCAAGGTCCACTTgaagtgacccacttcctctacAAGGCTCCAACCCCCACAGCTCCCACAAGGTTCCCAAACAGCTGGGGCCAACTTATTCAAACACTCATGGGGGTTGGGAGGGTTGGAACTTGTCACACTCAAACCACAGTGGTTAAAACACATAGAAACATCTCTGTGGATATTAGTCAAAGTGAATACAGTGGTGTATGCCTGCACCCCAGCTCTACGGAGGAGGATGCAGGAGGATACCTTGTTGAAGGCAAGCCTGTGCATGTATCAAGACACTatctgaaaacaaaccaaaacacttgTGTGAGTAAAGGTGTACTTGTAATGATGCTAATCTGGGAAAATAATGCAGGACTGATTAGATAGAAAGAAGACCAGAGGCAAGGAGTCCAGGTGGAAGCCTTCTCTGAGAAGATGAGGTACAGCAATCCTGTTACTCACACCAATGACTCAAAAGCCAACACCCTACATTTTCTCATCTTTGTCATGCTTCTGGGTCTTTTCATACACAATTCACACTTCAAATGTCCTTAGAACTCTGCTCACCTAACTAGTTAGTCCTCAAAACACAGCTCAACTTGGGTGGGAATCTTGCAATAATTCGTGTTCCCTTAGTGTAAATCACACTGTGAATGCTATTCATAATTATTAATTTGTAACATGTTTATTTACATGACTGTCTTTCAAAAGACTGTAAATCCCTTGATATGAGTAGCCTAGTGTCTGGCCCCATAAACATATCTGCGAACAAATGGTTTATTCAAGTGTTCTTTCAGGTACTCACATTTCCAAGTATGTGGCAACTATTTTacaaatatacaatgtatatttttttagttaaaaaccagaaaacataGAGCTTCAAAAACAGAAGCTCCAGTCAAAAAGGAAGTGCTAAGCCCACAGCACGTGACCTACTCTGAACTTTGAGCCTACTCTGTTCTTGAGTTGAGTTTATTCTTCCTCTTCACTGGCATTGAAACTGTTAAAGAGCTCACGTAGAGGTGGAGAGTCTCACCCCACTATACTTCTGCAAAATCTAAGGTTTCTCTTTCATAGGCTTAAAAATAAGTCTTGCCCTGCCCCACCTAGGCAGCTGTGACTAACTTGAAGAAGAGAAGCAAACCAAACATTCTGAGCCTGCGACTGATCATCTGCCTCTGTTCAAAATAGGAGCCCAACACAAACACCTGGTAAGAGAGGTGCTTCAGGGCCCTGGGCAGGCAGTGGAGTTGGCTGGGAAACGATGACTGGAGAGGGAAGGTAAACATAGAAGAAGGGATGACAAGTGGAAGGTATGGGGTCTCTGTAGATATCATACATGGAAGGGAACCCcacaaagaaacaagaatgaaAACCAGGTGCAAATGGACTTCAACCAACCTGGATCAGACTTCAGGGAGTCTAATAACAGGAAGTTTATTCCCAGTGTATTTAAACCCagtataatttggaaaaaaagtttcctggtgtAATTCAATCTCTGGTACACAAGGAAATGTAGTAACATTGAAACTCAACTCAGGGCAgtgtcatttcttccaagaagatgggtACTAAAGATAAGCTACCTGTACTAGCTTAAGGGCCTAAGAGTCTAGCCTGTTCTCGGTCATACAGAGAGCTTAGAGCTCATTTGTGCCATTAGACACCTCTGGTCTTTGTTGTGGGAGCTTGGGGGAGCATCTGACTGTAAGAGTCATTTATATTAGGAACAACCTTCAGTCCTGGTTGcaggagcttgatatggctggCCCAACAGATAACACAGATCACCAGGCTGTTAATCACTTCCAACTCTCAGCTTTCTGGGATGGAAAAacgggttttttttgttttgttttgttttgttttgttttgttttgtttatctttctcATTGGAAAGACAATCCTGTatgcttaacattcctggtttctctgaAAATCTGTGGATGGACAGGCATTCGTGCTATGATGCCAACAGGAGCCATTGCATGTACAAAAATAGATCAAAGTGATTGAGAGGTGACAATCAGGGCAGCCTACTCATCTCCTGTCCTCCTCACTGGACCTCACATTTTTCATAGAATTATGAGACTAGCTTACTTCCTTTTTAAGAGCTATGAAATcataaaaggaagggaaaaatcaAGCTAGTCACGATAGATATGTTTGCTCTTACTGCTTCTTTTATCACCactatcttccttcttccttcacagAAAACATGGTGGTAGACCTTCTCAGGTACTTTCCTCTCCTATTGCTGCTGGGTCTGTGGGAGCCGATGTGTCTACTTTGTGTTCAGCCTAAGGGTCTCTCCAGGACGCGCTGGTTTGAAATTCAGCACATACAGACAATCCCTCGGCCGTGCAACACAGCCATGCGAGGCATCAACAATTATACCCAACACTGTAAACAGAAAAACACCTTTCTGCATGAATCTTTCCAGAATGTGGCTGCTACCTGCGGTTTGCACAATATCACCTGCAAGAACGGTCGGAAGAACTGCCACGAGAGTGCAAAGCCTGTCAAAATGACTGACTGCTCACACACTAGAGGAGCCTATCCTAACTGCCGCTACAGTAGTGATGTCCAATACAAATTCTTCATTGTGGCCTGTGAACACCCAAAGAAGGAAGACCCTCCCTACCAGCTGGTGCCTGTGCACTTAGATAAGATTGTGTAAGGCTagctcttttcttctgtttgtcacGGGTTCTCTTAAAGTTTATCCTACTTTGCCTTTTCCTCCCACAGAAAAGTGAAGGTATTGGAAGAATTAAGATGCCTAAGCTAtcaaaatggattttaaaaaaaaaaaaagtgcatgggTTATAATGCATGTAGCTCAGTAGATGAGCACTTGCTTAGTGCACAGAGGTCCCTTGGCTCAATCATCACACTACACCCCcaccaaaatagaaagaaagtagATTATTTCTGCTCTCGGGTTACCGTTGTTGAAGGAGGAATATATGAAAAGTATAACGAAGGAGCAAGCCTCTGAACAATGTCCTGCAATTTTTTGAGTCAAGCTTTATTGTACTATGCTCATagggggaaaaaagcattttcttttttaatataatgaGTGTTAattttgctggtttgtttgtttgttgtgttttgacaGGGTCTGATTTGGTCAGGGTGGGCTCAACATCACTATGTAACTAAGAATAGTTATCAACTCTTATTAAAtcattttgtcttctcttcttcttccattcTTGCTCAGTCCCGTCTTCCAGCTAGCTTCCCTACTTTCCTACCATGTGAGGTTCATGTTCCCAAAGCAGGAAAGGGGGAGGGTCCCTGGAGGccgggaggctggagagattt contains:
- the Rnase6 gene encoding ribonuclease K6 gives rise to the protein MVVDLLRYFPLLLLLGLWEPMCLLCVQPKGLSRTRWFEIQHIQTIPRPCNTAMRGINNYTQHCKQKNTFLHESFQNVAATCGLHNITCKNGRKNCHESAKPVKMTDCSHTRGAYPNCRYSSDVQYKFFIVACEHPKKEDPPYQLVPVHLDKIV